The Ignavibacteriales bacterium sequence CATTCTACAGAATTGTTTTTCTGGAGACCATTCAAAAATTTAAAAAGTTCCTTATCGAATCCGTTGAACGAACCGGCATCTTGATTCAATACATCACTCCGAGTGTAAGCATTAGACAAAACTGGCCGAAACTTTTATGATTACTGTTTGTCATTATTTCAATACCGTCACCCAGTATTTGGTTATAATAATAACGAACATTTAGAGCAATTAGATTTTTCTTACTTACACCCATATCAGCTCCGAGACCAATATATCCACCTGCCGCGTAATGGACTTTTGCGTCTCCAAAGGCGCTGAAAAATTCCTTCTCGTACGGAGTTGTTAAAATAATACTCGGACCAATGCCGAATGAAAGATATGGACGCAGATTCTCAGTGAGCGATTCTGAAAATATTCGATACTGAATTCCAAAGTTTAATGGAAAAAGAAAAGCTCTGTTAACTTTATCCGGTGTAAATGAATTGCCATAATAATCAATGTACGTAACTTCCCGGTCGTCCTTAGTTTCGGAAATTGAAAAATCGACAAAGCCGGTAATATTTCGAGAAAAAGACTTTTTATAAAAAGTTCCGAGCCCAAAACCGCCTTCGCCAAAGATTATATCGGCACCTAACATATTGCCGGGAAAAACCTCATGGGCTTTATCGGGTGCTAGCTCGCCGATTTTTTGCGCACTCATAAAGCCGATTGGGGTTAGTAATAGAAAAAACAAAAATGCTTTCATCTTATGTTTCCTTTTGCTATGCTTCTTTCTAAAGATATGGATTCTATGATAAAAATCAACGGGTAAAATTAATTCTCATCTAGAAAACTATTTTTATTACTTATAACAACTCAAAACCAATATAGGTTCTATTATGCCGCTTAATTTGGAATTAAAAGTACAGATAGATTCACACGCAAAGCTTATTTCATTATTGAAAAAACAAAATGCAGAATATAAAGGTGTTCTTGTACAGAAAGATATCTATTTTAAGGTGAAAAAAGGATTGCTCAAATTGCGTTTAGAGAACGGTACTTATACGATGATAAAATATTTACGTGAAGAAAAAGGAAAACGATGGAGTAATTATGAACTTCTTAAATTGGAAGGGAAGAATCCGGAAAAATATTTACGAGATTTTTTAAATGTTGAAACCGTTGTGGAAAAGAAAAGAAAATTCTATTTATACAACAATACAAGAATTCATCTTGATGTTGTAAAAGGATTGGGAAAATTTTTAGAATTGGAAACGTTACTGGTAGGAGATAAACGCGATGCTCAAATAAGATTCAATGATATTGTTGAATTATTAGGATTAGATTTAACTAAACAGATTCGTTCGTCATATAAAATTCTATTGCAGCATAAATGATATTAACCAAAGAAAATATTGCATCGGTTGATGTTGATTCATTCATCAATCAGAAAATCGAATCGAATAAAATCGATGAACTTCTTTTGATTGTTCCAACTAACCGGAAAGCACGTAATCTTAAAAAAGAAATAATTTCCAAAATTCCTTTGCGCGCTGCCTCTGGTTTGAATATTGAAACTCTCGGGACACTTTCGACAAAAATTTTACAACAGATCAAGCCATTTAAACAACTGAGTGAAGCTGCTGCAACTGTTTTTATTAAGCAAAGCGCACAAGAAATAGAAATGCGCTATTTGTCTTTATACAAAGATGAAATTCCATTTGGCACTTTGGATAGAATTAAAAACGTAATCTCTGAATACAAAAAACATGGCATTACGCCGGATCTACTTCGTAACGAAGCGGCAAATTTGAAAAGTTCGGAAAAATTAAAGGCGTTAGATATTGCTGATATCTATGAAATTTTCATTAAAAAATGTTTTGCTCTTAACGCATACGAACTCGGCGACATTTATTCACAACTTAACTCGTTCACGTTAAAAGAATTTGTAGCAATATTTCACAAACTCTTTGAAGATGTAAATCTTATAATTCTTGACGGATTTAGTGAATTTTCCAATCCGGAAATTGAAATTCTTTCAAAGCTTTCAAGTGTGGGAAACACAAAGCTATTTCTACGTTTTGATTACGCAACCAACAATAAATCAATTTTTTCTCATTTAGATAAATGTTATGACCGTCTGATCGATTTGGGTTTCATAAAAATTGAAGATGTTGAAAAGACAACCGGTTTTAGAAATACGTTGCAGGAGAATCTATTCAAAAATAAGAGACCGTCGGCAAAGATTGATGAAACTGGACGCATCACAAAAATAGCTGCACACAACCGCGATAATGAAGTGGAACTCATTGCTAAAGAAATTAAAAAATTGATAATAGAACACAATGTAGAACCTCATAATATCTGCGTTGCGTTTAATCTCATCCAGGAGTATTCATCAATTGTAAAAGATGCATTTTCTAAGTATGGAATTCCGGTTAACCTTACCGACCGGACTCCTCTTGATAACTCTAATCCTATTACGGCAGTTGTGAATTACTTAGAGATTGTTGAAAATGATTTTTATTTCAAAAACATTTTCCGCGCATTAAGCAGCAGATTTATCGAAATCGCTGAAGTGGATAATTCAAATCTATACCGGATTTCATCCGAGTTAAAAATTGTTGCCGGTAAGGAAAACTGGATCAATATTTTGAACGATTGTATCTCGAATCTCAAGCATACAGGCGATGAATTTGATGAAGTTACAACAAAACGAACATCTTACACAAAAGCCCTTAATGATATTAGAAGTATTTCGGAATTATTAAAACCATTCGAAGAAAAACTTACGATCTCAGAATTTCAAGAGCGACTGAATGACTTCATAGTGGAATCAAAACTCCCGCTAAAACTTTTAGGAACGGAAATTGACGAGGAGAAAAATATACGGGCTTTTACAGATTTTATAGAAACCACTTCAGAAGTATTCGGCTTATTGAAAAAAGAATATACCGACGGCAAAAAATTCACGATTGATTTCTTTATGAATCAGATAAGGACAGCCTGCAATTGGGCGAGGTTCAATGTAAAAGAAAAATCTAATTACGGAGTTCAGGTAACAACGCTTGAGGAAATTAGGGGATTAAAATTTGATTATCTATTTTTAGGCGGATTATGTGACGGCGATTTTCCAACCAGATATCAGCCGGAAATCTTTAATTCCGGTTCATTTAAAAAGCAGTCACAGACTCATCAAATTGAAGAACATTACCGGTTCTACCAATCGTTGTGCGGATGGAATAAAAAATTATTTTTTTCTTATTCGGCAACCGACGGCAAACGCGAAACAATAGTTTCGACATTTTTAAAAGAATTTGAGGAATTATTTTCAATCTCTTCTAAAGATGAAGCCGGTAATGAAAACACACTCTTTTCTGAAGAAGAGTTACAGATATTTATAGGCAAAAATGGAATTGAAGCCGCAAAAAATATATTGAAAAATGGAAACGGTGCAGAGTTGGAAAGAATTTCTAAATCGCTCGAAATTGAAAATATTAGGAACAAGGATCCTTTTGCAAGCTCTAATTACACGGGTGACCTTTTAACTGGTGAATCTGAACCTGAATTATTTGCCGAGTTAACGGAGCGGTTAAAAGCGTTTTCATCAAAACAATATTCAATCTCGCAACTTGAAACTTATGCCAAGTGTCCTTTCAAATTTTTTGTGGAGCGCGTGCTCGGCATTAAAACCGTTGATGAACCGACAGAAGATATTGAAGCAATTGAAATGGGACGGATACTTCACTCAATATTTTATGAATTTTACTCAACGTTGCGGGATAAAGGAATAATACTTCCGGGCTGTTCAGATAAAGATTATCAATCAGCTCAAAAATTAATTTTTCAAATTGCGGAGAAGCAGTTACAAACAACGGCATTCAAATCGCCTCTTACTTTTTACGAACGGGAAAAAATTCTTGGAATTAATGGAAACGAATTAGAATCAGTATTAAACCGGTTTCTGGAAACCGAGAGAAAAGGCGACAGCGAATTTCTCCCAAAATATTTTGAAGTAAGTTTCGGGCGATTGCGTTCGGATGAAGCCGATCAAATTCTAAGTGATACCGATCCAATTCAAATTGATGGAATAAAACTACGCGGTAAAATAGACCGGATAGAAGTGAACGAAAAAATTAGTTCTTTTAATATTGTTGATTACAAATTGAGCGGTACAAAACCATCCTTTTCAGATCTCAAAAATGGAATTTCGCTGCAACTTCCGGTTTACCTTTTTGCGGCAAGCGAATTGTTAGCAAAAAAAATGAATAAAGAATATTCTCCGAATGAGATATTTATCTATTCATTAAAATATGCAATTGACGAATTCGGTAAGAAAGTTGTGAAATCGAAAGGTGGAAAGGATGATGAGATTCAATCGGTGGAACAACTTGTCCAAAAATCAATTTCTCATGTGAAAAATTACATAGAATTAATCTCCAAAGGAAAATTTAATCTCTCGCAGATAGAAGATAGAGAAAATAAAGTGTGTCGTTTTTGTGAGTTTAGAACAGTTTGCAGAATTGATAATGTGATCAATAATTAACTTAACAAGTTGAATTCTTGAGTAGAATTTTTTAAGTTTTGAGTGCCACTGCGGAAAAGCAGTGGCAATTTTTTTTATCTAAGCATTAATTAGGAGTTTTTGAAGTGACAAATTTTGTTTACCTGAGCAAAGAAAGAATTAGAGAGCTCGAAAAAGAATTGGCGGATATGAAAACCAAGGGACGCAAATCCATGGCGGAAAGAATTGCAGAAGCTCGTTCTCATGGCGATCTTTCCGAAAATGCAGAATATGATGCCGCTAAGGAAGAACAAGGTCTTCTTGAGTTAAGAATCAGTAAAATGGAAGACCTCCTTTCAAGAGCATCTGTGATAGATATTACCAATATGCCTAAAGATCAGGCGCATATTCTTTCCACACTTACAGTTAAGAATTTGAACAACTCAAAAACTTATAAATATACTTTAGTTTCCCCCGAAGAAGCGGATATTGATCAAGGGAAAATATCTATTACTTCTCCGGTGGGACAGTCATTAATGGGTACAAAAGTAAAACAAGTGGTTCAAGCAAAAGTACCGGCAGGGCTAATCAAATTTGAAGTGCTCGGTATCGAATAGATCTGGTTTCAAAATTGATTTCTGAAATTTACGGAAAGTCTCTTTTGAGACTTTCTTTTTATACTAGTCTGTCACTCTGATTTTGGCTTATCTGGAGAAGAGTCTCAACTAATTATCTAAGTAGAGATTCTTCGTTTCAGTTCTGTCTTCAATCAGAATGACTACTACAGGTATTGTTGAATGAAAAAAACGGAACAAAAAGTTCTAAAATTTATTGAACAGTTTAAGCTGATTCATGAAGGTGATAAAATTTTAGTCGCTTTCAGCGGCGGACCCGATTCTGTTTTTGCTCTTAATTTCTTAAACAAGTTCAGGAAGAAATATAAGATTGAATTGCTCGCACTTCATTTCAACCATGGTTTACGCGGTAATGAATCCGATGAAGATGCGAATTTCGCAAAAGAATTTTGTACCCGGTTGAATATCGAATTTATATCGCAGAAATTGAACGTAAAAGAATTTGCTAAAAAGAATAAGTTTTCAATTGAAGAAGCAGCTCGTCT is a genomic window containing:
- a CDS encoding class IV adenylate cyclase gives rise to the protein MPLNLELKVQIDSHAKLISLLKKQNAEYKGVLVQKDIYFKVKKGLLKLRLENGTYTMIKYLREEKGKRWSNYELLKLEGKNPEKYLRDFLNVETVVEKKRKFYLYNNTRIHLDVVKGLGKFLELETLLVGDKRDAQIRFNDIVELLGLDLTKQIRSSYKILLQHK
- a CDS encoding exodeoxyribonuclease V subunit gamma; this encodes MILTKENIASVDVDSFINQKIESNKIDELLLIVPTNRKARNLKKEIISKIPLRAASGLNIETLGTLSTKILQQIKPFKQLSEAAATVFIKQSAQEIEMRYLSLYKDEIPFGTLDRIKNVISEYKKHGITPDLLRNEAANLKSSEKLKALDIADIYEIFIKKCFALNAYELGDIYSQLNSFTLKEFVAIFHKLFEDVNLIILDGFSEFSNPEIEILSKLSSVGNTKLFLRFDYATNNKSIFSHLDKCYDRLIDLGFIKIEDVEKTTGFRNTLQENLFKNKRPSAKIDETGRITKIAAHNRDNEVELIAKEIKKLIIEHNVEPHNICVAFNLIQEYSSIVKDAFSKYGIPVNLTDRTPLDNSNPITAVVNYLEIVENDFYFKNIFRALSSRFIEIAEVDNSNLYRISSELKIVAGKENWINILNDCISNLKHTGDEFDEVTTKRTSYTKALNDIRSISELLKPFEEKLTISEFQERLNDFIVESKLPLKLLGTEIDEEKNIRAFTDFIETTSEVFGLLKKEYTDGKKFTIDFFMNQIRTACNWARFNVKEKSNYGVQVTTLEEIRGLKFDYLFLGGLCDGDFPTRYQPEIFNSGSFKKQSQTHQIEEHYRFYQSLCGWNKKLFFSYSATDGKRETIVSTFLKEFEELFSISSKDEAGNENTLFSEEELQIFIGKNGIEAAKNILKNGNGAELERISKSLEIENIRNKDPFASSNYTGDLLTGESEPELFAELTERLKAFSSKQYSISQLETYAKCPFKFFVERVLGIKTVDEPTEDIEAIEMGRILHSIFYEFYSTLRDKGIILPGCSDKDYQSAQKLIFQIAEKQLQTTAFKSPLTFYEREKILGINGNELESVLNRFLETERKGDSEFLPKYFEVSFGRLRSDEADQILSDTDPIQIDGIKLRGKIDRIEVNEKISSFNIVDYKLSGTKPSFSDLKNGISLQLPVYLFAASELLAKKMNKEYSPNEIFIYSLKYAIDEFGKKVVKSKGGKDDEIQSVEQLVQKSISHVKNYIELISKGKFNLSQIEDRENKVCRFCEFRTVCRIDNVINN
- the greA gene encoding transcription elongation factor GreA, which gives rise to MTNFVYLSKERIRELEKELADMKTKGRKSMAERIAEARSHGDLSENAEYDAAKEEQGLLELRISKMEDLLSRASVIDITNMPKDQAHILSTLTVKNLNNSKTYKYTLVSPEEADIDQGKISITSPVGQSLMGTKVKQVVQAKVPAGLIKFEVLGIE